A part of Astyanax mexicanus isolate ESR-SI-001 chromosome 2, AstMex3_surface, whole genome shotgun sequence genomic DNA contains:
- the LOC125799006 gene encoding deleted in malignant brain tumors 1 protein-like isoform X18, with protein MSDAAVVCRELGCGEAVDALGKSHFGSGSGPIWMEDVDCSGSESRLENCRSPVWGKHDCNETHNSGVICSGARLVLGSRCSGRVEVLHGESWATVCDADFNQQDAEVVCRELGCGSPVKVLGAAAFGRGEGQVWSEVLQCRGNKSQTHFCPKSSSLKHNCSHDNDVGLVCAGVLLVNGSRCSGRVEVLHGESWFTVCDADFNQQDAEVVCRELGCGSPVEVLGAAAFGRGEGQVWSEELQCRGNESQIHFCPKSSSLKHSCSHDDDVGLVCSESVRLVDGGSRCAGRVEVLHKGQWGTVCDDNWDMIDAAVVCRELGCGEAVDALSGAYFGSGSGPIWMDNVECRESESILKNCKSAGWGKHNCNHPKDAGVICSRVRLVGGSHCSGRVEVLHGESWATVCDADFDQQGAEVVCRELGCGSPVEVLGAAAFGRGEGPVWSEELQCRGNESQIHFCPKSSSLKHNCSHDDDVGLACSGDKRRLVGDPHACSGRVEKLHRNSWLPVCDADFNQQDAEVVCSWELGCGSPVEVLGAAAFGRAEGQMWSEELQCRGNESHMYLCQTSPSLKPNCSHNKDVGLRCSGHTQARLMNGSDSCSGRVELQYLSEWGTVCDVSWDMRAASVLCAQLKCGSSVAVLGSDWFGEGSGRIWADVFDCQGNETHLLKCPISSWSRTACSHEQYAGVICSGSSLASHEGGVRLSGGMECEGEVEVFFRQDWRRVLLDSWSESEASVVCRQLGCGSVLNISSSSSSSPEHSYMCVTGFNCSGSEAHLRNCSSSQAVNCSSTVQLYITCSGTSNTVHSSIRLVGSGVDCAGRLEVFHSGSWGTVSDELWDIEDAQVVCRQLQCGVALSAPVPVPARFGSGTGPIWLNEVECEGNEVSLWNCRYQLCGEDECGHKDDVGVVCSEYKEIRLTEGCEGNLEVYYNGTWGNVCVNGMTDETAKLICRELNCGRTGSESWSKARVESAPNWLDNVKCRKHDSTLWHCPSSSWGENRCDNRNEVACITCSENGNTLDLTNWLCDSSPHERPCSKHIPLRLRGGVGSCSGWLQVYHNKTWGSVCGDLWDIRDAQVVCRQLGCGPALSANRRAADGSGGGTIWMNRVKCRGNEIHLWDCPHSLKNHTDCSHSAGVTCGGFLYHTLPLNNKRGQMGHFVLQDSQPQTRRIILPQTPPPAVPSIYPVSLLVLGYVLFLALVLLVVLFYQNRVLRRVISKRRKTSAEPVYVEIDTRLIPKRITVSTETSFC; from the exons atgagtgatgctgcagtggtgtgtagagagctgggctgtggagaagctgtagatgcactgggcaaatctcattttggatcaggatcaggaccaatctggatggaggatgtggactgtagtggatcagagtctagactggagaactgtagatcaccagtatggggtaaacatgactgcaatgaaacccacaattctggagtcatctgttcag gagccaggctggttttaggttctcgctgctctgggagagtggaggttcttcatggagagagctgggccacagtgtgtgatgctgactttaaccagcaggatgcagaggttgtgtgtcgagagctgggctgtggttctcctgtgaaggttctgggagcagctgcgtttggtagaggggagggtcaggtgtggtcagaggtgcttcagtgtagaggaaacaaatctcagactcacttctgtccaaaatcatcttcactcaaacacaactgctcccatgataatgatgtgggactggtgtgtgcag gagtcctgctggttaatggctctcgctgctctggaagagtggaggttcttcatggtgagagctggttcacagtgtgtgatgctgactttaaccagcaggatgcagag gttgtgtgtcgagagctgggctgtggttctcctgtggag gttctgggagcagctgcttttggtagaggggagggtcaggtgtggtcagaggagcttcagtgtagaggaaacgaatctcagattcacttctgtccaaaatcatcttcactcaaacacagcTGCTCCCATGatgatgatgtgggactggtgtgttctg aaagtgtgaggttggtggatggtgggagtcgctgtgctgggagagtggaggttcttcataaaggacagtggggaacagtgtgtgatgataaCTGGGATATgatagatgctgcagtggtgtgtagagagctgggctgtggagaggctGTAGATGCACTTAGTGGTGCttactttggatcaggatcaggaccaatctggatggataatgtgGAGTGTAGAGAATCAGAATCCATACTAAAGAACTGTAaatcagcaggatggggtaaacataactgtaatcatcctaaagatgctggagtcatctgttcaa GAGTCAGGCTGGTTGGAGGTTCTCACTGCTCtggaagagtggaggttcttcatggagagagctgggccacagtgtgtgatgctgactttgaccagcagggtgcagaggttgtgtgtcgagagctgggctgtggttctcctgtggaggttctgggagcagctgcgtttggtagaggggagggtccggtgtggtcagaggagcttcagtgtagaggaaatgaatctcagattcacttctgtccaaaatcatcttcactcaaacacaactgctcccatgatgatgatgtgggactggcatgttctg GTGACAAGCGAAGACTTGTTGGTGATCCTcacgcatgctctgggagagtagagaagcttcatcggaattcttggcttccagtgtgtgatgctgactttaaccagcaggatgcagaggttgtgtgcagctgggagctgggctgtggttctcctgtggaggttctgggagcagctgcttttggtagagcagagggtcagatgtggtcagaggagcttcagtgtagaggaaacgaatctcatatgtacctctgccagacatctccttccttgaaacccaactgctctcacaacaaggatgtgggactaagatgctctg gtcacactcaggctcggctgatgaacggctcagattcctgttctggtcgagtggagctccagtacctcagtgagtggggtacagtgtgtgatgtaagctgggatatgagagctgccagtgtcctctgtgctcagctgaagtgtgggagttctgtggctgtgttggggtcagactggtttggggaggggagtggccggatctgggctgatgtgtttgattgtcagggaaacgaaacacacctgttaaagtgtcccatttcatcatggagtcgaactgcatgctctcatgaacagtatgctggagttatctgtagtg gttcttctctggcgtctcatgagggaggagtgcggttgtctggagggatggagtgtgagggggaggtggaggtgttcttcaggcaggactggaggagagttctgctggactcctggagtgagtctgaggcctctgtggtctgcagacagctgggctgtggttctgtactcaacatctccagctcctcttcatccagtcctgaacacagctacatgtgtgtgacgggtttcaactgctctgggagtgaagctcatctgaggaactgcagcagctcacaagcagttaactgcagctccacagtacagctctacatcacctgctctg gtacatctaacacagtccacagctccatcaggctggttggttctggggtagactgtgcaggaaggctggaggttttccacagtggatcatgggggacagtgagtgatgaattgtgggatattgaggatgcgcaggtggtctgcagacagctgcagtgtggagtcgccctcagtgctccagtaccagtaccagcccggtttggatctggaactggacccatttggctgaatgaggtggagtgtgaggggaacgaggtgtctctgtggaactgcagatatcagctgtgtggagaggatgaatgtggacacaaggatgatgtaggagtcgtgtgctcag agtataaagagatcagactgactgagggctgtgaggggaatctggaggtgtactataatggaacctgggggaatgtgtgtgtaaatgggatgactgatgaaacggcaaaattgatctgtcgagagctgaactgtggaagaactggcagtgagtcttggtctaaagcaagagtggagtcagctcctaactggctggataatgtaaaatgtaggaaacatgactccactctgtggcactgtccatcttcttcctggggggagaacaggtgtgataatcgcaatgaggttgcttgcattacctgctcag agaatggaaatacactagatttgacaaattggctgtgtgattcatctcctcatgagagaccgtgctcaa agcacattcctctgaggctgaggggaggagtaggaagctgttctggatggctgcaggtgtatcataataaaacatgggggtctgtatgtggtgacctctgggacatcagggatgctcaggtggtctgcaggcagctgggttgtgggccggcgctgagtgctaatagaagagctgctgatggttctggtggaggaactatctggatgaacagagtgaagtgtagagggaatgagattcacctgtgggactgtcctcattccctgaagaaccacactgactgctcccacagtgctggagtcacttgtggag gcttcctgtatcatactttgcctttaaataataaaagaggacagatgggacattttgtcttgcaag attctcaaccacagacaagaagaatcatacttccacaaactcctccaccagctgttccctccatctatccagtgtctctcctggttctgggatatgtgctcttcctggccttagtgcttctggttgtgctgttttatcagaacagagtgctcaggagag tgatctctaagaggaggaagacttcagctgagcctgtctatgtggagattgacaccaggctcatccctaaaagaattactgtctcaactgaaa cctccttctgctga
- the LOC125799006 gene encoding scavenger receptor cysteine-rich type 1 protein M130-like isoform X24, producing the protein MSDAAVVCRELGCGEAVDALGKSHFGSGSGPIWMEDVDCSGSESRLENCRSPVWGKHDCNETHNSGVICSGARLVLGSRCSGRVEVLHGESWATVCDADFNQQDAEVVCRELGCGSPVKVLGAAAFGRGEGQVWSEVLQCRGNKSQTHFCPKSSSLKHNCSHDNDVGLVCAGVLLVNGSRCSGRVEVLHGESWFTVCDADFNQQDAEVVCRELGCGSPVEILGAAAFGRGEGPVWSEELQCRGNESQIHFCPKSSSLKHNCSHDNDVGLVCSASGPIWMDNVHCSGSESTLRNCESAGWGKHNCDHSKDAGVICSGVRVVGGSHCSGRVEVLHGESWATVCDADFDQQGAEVVCRELGCGSPVEVLGAAAFGRGEGPVWSEELQCRGNESQIHFCPKSSSLKHNCSHDDDVGLACSGDKRRLVGDPHACSGRVEKLHRNSWLPVCDADFNQQDAEVVCSWELGCGSPVEVLGAAAFGRAEGQMWSEELQCRGNESHMYLCQTSPSLKPNCSHNKDVGLRCSGHTQARLMNGSDSCSGRVELQYLSEWGTVCDVSWDMRAASVLCAQLKCGSSVAVLGSDWFGEGSGRIWADVFDCQGNETHLLKCPISSWSRTACSHEQYAGVICSGSSLASHEGGVRLSGGMECEGEVEVFFRQDWRRVLLDSWSESEASVVCRQLGCGSVLNISSSSSSSPEHSYMCVTGFNCSGSEAHLRNCSSSQAVNCSSTVQLYITCSGTSNTVHSSIRLVGSGVDCAGRLEVFHSGSWGTVSDELWDIEDAQVVCRQLQCGVALSAPVPVPARFGSGTGPIWLNEVECEGNEVSLWNCRYQLCGEDECGHKDDVGVVCSEYKEIRLTEGCEGNLEVYYNGTWGNVCVNGMTDETAKLICRELNCGRTGSESWSKARVESAPNWLDNVKCRKHDSTLWHCPSSSWGENRCDNRNEVACITCSENGNTLDLTNWLCDSSPHERPCSKHIPLRLRGGVGSCSGWLQVYHNKTWGSVCGDLWDIRDAQVVCRQLGCGPALSANRRAADGSGGGTIWMNRVKCRGNEIHLWDCPHSLKNHTDCSHSAGVTCGGFLYHTLPLNNKRGQMGHFVLQDSQPQTRRIILPQTPPPAVPSIYPVSLLVLGYVLFLALVLLVVLFYQNRVLRRVISKRRKTSAEPVYVEIDTRLIPKRITVSTETSFC; encoded by the exons atgagtgatgctgcagtggtgtgtagagagctgggctgtggagaagctgtagatgcactgggcaaatctcattttggatcaggatcaggaccaatctggatggaggatgtggactgtagtggatcagagtctagactggagaactgtagatcaccagtatggggtaaacatgactgcaatgaaacccacaattctggagtcatctgttcag gagccaggctggttttaggttctcgctgctctgggagagtggaggttcttcatggagagagctgggccacagtgtgtgatgctgactttaaccagcaggatgcagaggttgtgtgtcgagagctgggctgtggttctcctgtgaaggttctgggagcagctgcgtttggtagaggggagggtcaggtgtggtcagaggtgcttcagtgtagaggaaacaaatctcagactcacttctgtccaaaatcatcttcactcaaacacaactgctcccatgataatgatgtgggactggtgtgtgcag gagtcctgctggttaatggctctcgctgctctggaagagtggaggttcttcatggtgagagctggttcacagtgtgtgatgctgactttaaccagcaggatgcagaggttgtgtgtcgggagctgggctgtggttctcctgtggagattctgggagcagctgcttttggtagaggggagggtccggtgtggtcagaggagcttcagtgtagaggaaacgaatcacagattcacttctgtccaaaatcatcttcactcaaacacaactgctcccatgataatgatgtgggactggtgtgttctg catcaggaccaatctggatggataatgtgcactgcagtggctctgagtctacactgaggaactgtgaatcagcaggatggggtaaacataactgtgatcattctaaagatgctggagtcatctgttcag GAGTCCGGGTGGTTGGTGGTTCTCActgttctgggagagtggag gttcttcatggagagagctgggccacagtgtgtgatgctgactttgaccagcagggtgcagaggttgtgtgtcgagagctgggctgtggttctcctgtggaggttctgggagcagctgcgtttggtagaggggagggtccggtgtggtcagaggagcttcagtgtagaggaaatgaatctcagattcacttctgtccaaaatcatcttcactcaaacacaactgctcccatgatgatgatgtgggactggcatgttctg GTGACAAGCGAAGACTTGTTGGTGATCCTcacgcatgctctgggagagtagagaagcttcatcggaattcttggcttccagtgtgtgatgctgactttaaccagcaggatgcagaggttgtgtgcagctgggagctgggctgtggttctcctgtggaggttctgggagcagctgcttttggtagagcagagggtcagatgtggtcagaggagcttcagtgtagaggaaacgaatctcatatgtacctctgccagacatctccttccttgaaacccaactgctctcacaacaaggatgtgggactaagatgctctg gtcacactcaggctcggctgatgaacggctcagattcctgttctggtcgagtggagctccagtacctcagtgagtggggtacagtgtgtgatgtaagctgggatatgagagctgccagtgtcctctgtgctcagctgaagtgtgggagttctgtggctgtgttggggtcagactggtttggggaggggagtggccggatctgggctgatgtgtttgattgtcagggaaacgaaacacacctgttaaagtgtcccatttcatcatggagtcgaactgcatgctctcatgaacagtatgctggagttatctgtagtg gttcttctctggcgtctcatgagggaggagtgcggttgtctggagggatggagtgtgagggggaggtggaggtgttcttcaggcaggactggaggagagttctgctggactcctggagtgagtctgaggcctctgtggtctgcagacagctgggctgtggttctgtactcaacatctccagctcctcttcatccagtcctgaacacagctacatgtgtgtgacgggtttcaactgctctgggagtgaagctcatctgaggaactgcagcagctcacaagcagttaactgcagctccacagtacagctctacatcacctgctctg gtacatctaacacagtccacagctccatcaggctggttggttctggggtagactgtgcaggaaggctggaggttttccacagtggatcatgggggacagtgagtgatgaattgtgggatattgaggatgcgcaggtggtctgcagacagctgcagtgtggagtcgccctcagtgctccagtaccagtaccagcccggtttggatctggaactggacccatttggctgaatgaggtggagtgtgaggggaacgaggtgtctctgtggaactgcagatatcagctgtgtggagaggatgaatgtggacacaaggatgatgtaggagtcgtgtgctcag agtataaagagatcagactgactgagggctgtgaggggaatctggaggtgtactataatggaacctgggggaatgtgtgtgtaaatgggatgactgatgaaacggcaaaattgatctgtcgagagctgaactgtggaagaactggcagtgagtcttggtctaaagcaagagtggagtcagctcctaactggctggataatgtaaaatgtaggaaacatgactccactctgtggcactgtccatcttcttcctggggggagaacaggtgtgataatcgcaatgaggttgcttgcattacctgctcag agaatggaaatacactagatttgacaaattggctgtgtgattcatctcctcatgagagaccgtgctcaa agcacattcctctgaggctgaggggaggagtaggaagctgttctggatggctgcaggtgtatcataataaaacatgggggtctgtatgtggtgacctctgggacatcagggatgctcaggtggtctgcaggcagctgggttgtgggccggcgctgagtgctaatagaagagctgctgatggttctggtggaggaactatctggatgaacagagtgaagtgtagagggaatgagattcacctgtgggactgtcctcattccctgaagaaccacactgactgctcccacagtgctggagtcacttgtggag gcttcctgtatcatactttgcctttaaataataaaagaggacagatgggacattttgtcttgcaag attctcaaccacagacaagaagaatcatacttccacaaactcctccaccagctgttccctccatctatccagtgtctctcctggttctgggatatgtgctcttcctggccttagtgcttctggttgtgctgttttatcagaacagagtgctcaggagag tgatctctaagaggaggaagacttcagctgagcctgtctatgtggagattgacaccaggctcatccctaaaagaattactgtctcaactgaaa cctccttctgctga